The genomic DNA CAAGTATAGACATTAGAGTTTTATTTTCCCTTCGAAGACAGTTTCAGCCGGACCAATCAACTGAACTGACTGGCCTTGTTGCCACTCAATCATAAGCTGCCCGCCAGGTAAATCAACCTTTACCTTAGAATCGAGTTGACCTAGCTGAATGCCGTGAACCACGGCTGCACAGGCGCCTGTACCACAAGCCAGTGTTTCACCAACGCCTCGTTC from Pseudomonadales bacterium includes the following:
- the dapF gene encoding diaminopimelate epimerase (involved in lysine biosynthesis; DAP epimerase; produces DL-diaminopimelate from LL-diaminopimelate) — its product is ERGVGETLACGTGACAAVVHGIQLGQLDSKVKVDLPGGQLMIEWQQGQSVQLIGPAETVFEGKIKL